A section of the Deltaproteobacteria bacterium genome encodes:
- a CDS encoding restriction endonuclease subunit S, with the protein MSREGWDQKQLGDLVTFQRGHDLSKSEFVHGKYPIAGSNGIIGYHHALTTKGPSITIGRSGNLGTPYFYKDDFWAHNTTLYVKEFHNTDPKFIYYLLKTLDFTQFNSGSAVPSLNRNYIHPLEVYVPETIETQRRIASILSALDERIELNRQTNATLEALARALFKSWFVDFDPVRAKADGYTPVGMDADAAELFPNKFIKTELGEIPVSWEIKSIGEIAERVAMGPFGSSIKVETFADEGIPIISGQHLRGFMLEDSTYNFITLEHAEKLNKANVYPGDVIFTHAGNIGNLAFIPEDSTYPRYVVSQRQFFMRCNPAKITPSFITYYFQSPEGLYKLLANTSSVGVPSIAQPVTYLKSIKLPIPPRAILEAFEQIIIPLHRKYRENNRESSTLAEMRDALLPKLMRGEIEV; encoded by the coding sequence GTGAGTCGCGAGGGATGGGACCAGAAACAATTAGGAGACTTGGTGACTTTTCAGCGAGGTCATGATTTGTCCAAGTCTGAATTTGTTCATGGTAAATACCCTATTGCTGGGTCAAATGGGATTATTGGCTATCATCATGCACTAACCACGAAAGGTCCATCAATTACAATTGGAAGAAGTGGCAATTTGGGAACGCCTTATTTCTACAAAGATGATTTTTGGGCACATAACACAACTTTATATGTGAAGGAGTTTCATAACACAGACCCTAAATTTATCTACTATTTATTGAAAACACTTGATTTCACACAGTTTAATTCTGGAAGTGCAGTTCCAAGCTTGAATCGCAATTACATACATCCTTTAGAAGTCTACGTCCCGGAGACTATAGAGACCCAACGCCGCATCGCTTCCATTCTCTCCGCGCTGGACGAAAGAATAGAACTCAACCGCCAGACAAACGCCACGCTTGAAGCTCTGGCGCGGGCTCTGTTCAAATCCTGGTTCGTGGATTTTGACCCCGTCCGCGCGAAAGCTGATGGGTACACTCCCGTCGGCATGGATGCTGATGCTGCGGAGCTTTTCCCCAATAAATTTATCAAAACAGAACTTGGCGAAATTCCCGTTAGCTGGGAAATCAAGAGCATTGGGGAAATTGCAGAACGTGTTGCGATGGGCCCTTTTGGTTCGTCAATCAAAGTAGAAACTTTTGCCGATGAGGGCATCCCTATTATTAGTGGGCAACACTTGCGCGGGTTCATGCTTGAAGATTCAACGTATAACTTCATTACTTTGGAACATGCGGAAAAACTTAATAAAGCAAATGTTTACCCTGGCGATGTTATCTTTACGCACGCGGGTAATATCGGGAATTTGGCTTTTATCCCCGAAGATTCGACATACCCACGATATGTAGTTTCACAACGCCAGTTTTTTATGCGCTGTAATCCCGCAAAAATAACACCCAGTTTCATTACTTATTACTTCCAGTCACCGGAGGGTTTGTATAAATTACTTGCAAACACATCATCAGTAGGCGTGCCTTCCATTGCACAACCTGTGACATATTTGAAATCAATCAAATTGCCAATCCCACCGCGGGCAATTTTGGAAGCGTTTGAACAAATTATTATACCACTACATCGTAAATATAGAGAGAATAACCGCGAATCAAGCACACTGGCGGAGATGAGGGACGCACTCTTGCCCAAATTGATGAGAGGAGAGATCGAAGTATGA